In one Drosophila albomicans strain 15112-1751.03 chromosome X, ASM965048v2, whole genome shotgun sequence genomic region, the following are encoded:
- the LOC117572452 gene encoding cytochrome P450 4g1, giving the protein MSVETVQETLQQATSAGGFGLNPLLTGLVGTLVVMALYEYWHRNTREYKMVANIPTPPILPLLGQAHLVVGLSNADILAVGLGYLNKYGETMKAWLGNVLLVFLTNPNDIELILSGHQHLTKAEEYRYFKPWFGDGLLISNGHHWRHHRKMIAPTFHQSILKSFVPTFVEHSKAVSARMAKEAGKTFDVHDYMSQTTVDILLSTAMGVKKLPEGNKSFEYAQAVVDMCDIIHKRQVKLLYRLDSIYKFTKLREKGDRMMNIILGMTRNVVKDRKDNFQPEARAIVEEVEQTQSVKQPAEGLRDDLDDIDENDVGAKRRLALLDAMVEMAKNPDIEWNEKDIMDEVNTIMFEGHDTTSAGSSFALCMMGIHKDIQERVFAEQKAIFGDQMQRDCTFADTMEMKYLERVILETLRLYPPVPVIARRLDHDVKLTSGPYTVPKGTTVAVLQYCVHRRADIYPNPTKFDPDNFLPERMANRHYYSFIPFSAGPRSCVGRKYAMLKLKVLLSTVVRNFIVHSNETEADFKLQADIILKLENGFNISLEQRKYPTVA; this is encoded by the coding sequence ATGTCGGTGGAAACGGTGCAGGAGACGCTGCAGCAGGCGACCAGCGCCGGTGGCTTTGGATTGAATCCATTGCTCACCGGTCTCGTTGGCACCCTGGTTGTGATGGCCCTCTACGAGTATTGGCATCGCAACACCCGGGAATACAAGATGGTCGCCAATATCCCTACGCCACCCATATTACCGCTGTTGGGACAGGCTCACTTGGTGGTTGGGTTGAGTAATGCGGACATCTTGGCTGTCGGACTGGGTTATCTGAACAAATATGGCGAAACGATGAAGGCTTGGCTGGGCAATGTGCTGCTCGTCTTCCTCACCAATCCCAATGACATTGAGCTGATCCTGAGCGGACATCAGCATCTGACCAAGGCTGAGGAATATAGATATTTCAAGCCCTGGTTCGGTGATGGTTTGCTCATCAGTAACGGCCATCATTGGCGTCATCATCGTAAGATGATTGCCCCAACGTTCCATCAGAGCATCCTCAAGAGTTTTGTGCCCACCTTCGTCGAACACTCGAAGGCGGTGTCCGCTCGCATGGCCAAGGAGGCGGGCAAGACGTTCGATGTCCACGATTACATGTCCCAAACGACCGTCGACATTCTCCTCTCCACGGCGATGGGTGTGAAGAAGCTGCCCGAGGGCAACAAGAGTTTCGAATACGCTCAGGCTGTGGTCGATATGTGCGACATCATCCACAAGCGTCAGGTGAAGCTCTTGTATCGCTTGGACTCGATCTACAAGTTCACCAAGCTGCGTGAGAAGGGCGATCGCATGATGAACATCATTTTGGGCATGACCCGGAATGTGGTGAAGGATCGCAAGGATAATTTCCAGCCCGAGGCACGCGCCATTGTCGAGGAGGTCGAACAGACGCAGTCCGTGAAGCAACCGGCGGAGGGATTACGCGACGATCTGGATGACATCGATGAGAACGATGTGGGTGCCAAGCGTCGGTTGGCGCTGCTCGATGCCATGGTTGAGATGGCCAAGAATCCCGATATCGAGTGGAACGAAAAGGATATTATGGATGAGGTGAATACGATCATGTTCGAGGGACACGACACCACATCGGCTGGCTCCAGCTTTGCCCTCTGCATGATGGGCATCCACAAGGACATCCAGGAGCGTGTCTTTGCCGAACAGAAGGCCATCTTTGGCGATCAAATGCAACGCGATTGCACCTTTGCCGATACCATGGAAATGAAATACCTGGAGCGTGTCATCCTCGAAACCTTGCGGTTGTATCCTCCAGTACCCGTGATCGCTCGTCGTCTCGATCACGATGTGAAGCTCACCAGCGGTCCCTATACGGTGCCCAAGGGTACCACGGTCGCTGTGCTCCAATATTGTGTGCATCGTCGTGCCGATATCTATCCCAATCCGACCAAATTCGATCCCGATAACTTCCTGCCCGAGCGCATGGCAAATCGTCATTACTACAGCTTCATTCCGTTCAGCGCTGGGCCACGCAGTTGTGTGGGTCGCAAGTATGCCATGCTGAAGCTGAAGGTCCTGCTCTCGACGGTGGTGCGCAATTTCATTGTCCACTCGAATGAAACAGAGGCGGACTTTAAGCTCCAGGCTGATATCATTCTGAAGCTCGAGAATGGTTTCAACATCTCGTTGGAGCAGCGTAAATATCCCACAGTCGCGTAG